A stretch of the Theileria equi strain WA chromosome 1, complete sequence genome encodes the following:
- a CDS encoding centrin, putative (encoded by transcript BEWA_032260A), producing MNSRKSEASYNTPIKIAFGQNNRRGRFELRSDQLKEISAAFNLLDSNNTGRIDYHELKVAMRALGFEVKKQEVLDLIAKYDKTNSGNIDFENFKDIMTKKFYERDPMDEINRAFDLFDEDKKGKIVFNDLKRVSRELGHDLSDEDLRAMIEEFDNDRDGAISKEDFVGIMRQTTLY from the exons atgaatAGCAGAAAATCCGAAGCTTCGTACAATACGCCGATAAAAATCGCTTTTGGCCAAAATAACAGAAGGGGAAGGTTCGAACTAAGAAGCGACCAGCTTAAAGAGATCTCAGCCGCGTTTAACCTGCTGGATTCCAACAATACCGGCAGAATCGACTACCACGAACTCAAG GTCGCCATGAGAGCGCTCGGGTTCGAGGTGAAGAAGCAGGAGGTCCTGGACCTCATAGCAAAGTACGACAAGACGAACTCTGGGAACATTGACTTTGAGAACTTTAAGGATATAA TGACCAAAAAGTTTTACGAACGCGATCCAATGGACGAAATTAACAGGGCGTTTGACCTGTTTGACGAGGACAAAAAGG GTAAAATTGTCTTTAACGATCTCAAGAGGGTCTCAAGGGAACTG GGCCATGACTTGTCTGACGAGGACCTGCGCGCAATGAttgaagagtttgataACGATAGAGATGGAGCCA TATCCAAGGAAGACTTTGTCGGAATAATGAGACAGACCACTTTGTACTAA
- a CDS encoding hypothetical protein (encoded by transcript BEWA_032270A), whose protein sequence is MIAGSIEFITGEDRIDVATKYYGVNITYDMLSFKANLKANHVLVVEKYTVFMSLCHSRIWKKLPIILITGCGFPSNNTRKLVEDLSMNSDIEICYLGDYDPHGFLIFLSYAKGSVSTRINSLIPDVHINRRKGNRYKWIGIRASDVEEYGIKKVVDLTKREMRILENLISDPEVAENTLLRHEIEQQRTVQKIEIEALEESTSTGVLFEYVIRKILSREWIEF, encoded by the exons ATGATCGCGGGTTCTATAGAGTTTATAACTGGTGAAGATCGTATTGATGTTGCTACCAAAT ACTATGGAGTCAATATCACGTATGATATGCTCAGTTTCAAGGCAAACTTAAAGGCAAATCACGTTTTAGTTGTGGAAAAATATACAGTCTTTATGAGTCTTTGTCACAGCAGAATTTGGAAG AAACTACCCATCATTTTAATCACAGGTTGCGGATTTCCCAGTAATAATACTAGAAAACTAGTAGAAGACCTTTCTATGAATTCTGACATTGAG atcTGCTACCTGGGAGACTATGATCCTCATGGGTTTCTCATATTTTTATCCTACGCAAAAGGTTCTGTAAGCACAAGAATAAATAGCCTCATACCGGATGTCCACATAAATAGGAGGAAAGGGAATAGATACAAATGGATAGGAATACGTGCGAGTGATGTCGAGGAATATGGCATCAAGAAAGTAGTGGATTTGACAAAAAGAGAAATGAGAATATTGGAAAATCTAATCTCCGATCCAGAAGTAGCAGAAAACACCCTGTTGAGGCACGAAATTGAGCAGCAAAGAACAGTACAGAAAATAGAAATTGAAGCGCTGGAAGAGTCAACCAGCACTGGAGTATTATTCGAGTATGTTATCAGGAAAATATTGAGCCGAGAGTGGATAGAATTCTAG
- a CDS encoding DNA-directed RNA polymerase II subunit Rpb7, putative (encoded by transcript BEWA_032280A), protein MYFVVEQWKLINVKPSQLGPNYQQNIEEMLRDQVEGHCTAKYGYVVCVIRIVHNEIGRVQDGTAMIVVNVKYQAIVFKPFKDEVLDAIVTDVNKLGFFAQAGPLKVFVSRTSIDPNFVYDNDAAYPCYSDGTISIKPQSEVRMRIQGISYENSNIFAVATINADHLGAFESDITN, encoded by the exons ATGTACTTTGTCGTGGAGCAATGGAAGCTAATAAACGTGAAGCCTTCGCAACTTGGTCCGAATTATCAGCAGAACATTGAGGAAATGCTCCGTGACCAGGTAGAAGGCCATTGTACAGCAAAGTACGGTTATGTTGTGTGCGTAATTCGCATAGTACATAACGAAATTGGACGAGTTCAAGACGGGACTGCTATGattgttgtaaatgtaaagtatCAGGCCATTGTATTTAAACCGTTCAAGGACGAG GTTCTTGACGCTATAGTAACGGATGTGAACAAACTTGGCTTCTTTGCTCAAGCTGGGCCCCTCAAGGTATTTGTCTCGAGAACCTCCATAGACCCAAACTTCGTCTATGACAATGACGCGGCATATCCGTGTTACTCTGATGGAACTATTAGCATAAAGCCTCAATCAGAGGTCAGAATGAGGATACAGGGTATCAGCTACGAGAACTCCAATATATTTGCCGTGGCAACCATAAACGCTGATCATTTGGGCGCATTTGAAAGTGATATTACAAATTAG
- a CDS encoding signal peptide-containing protein (encoded by transcript BEWA_032290A), translating into MVKLCVNVLYFALVLKIITCVCSLSVHTPCDVIKILSRDLPLDTRHRRTILPFSDPGKSSFISTMSNSESDYVGSVIPDTVLEETLATEGSDTTSLKAILSKLPSDYKGIVLFLFPSVGTPYCTKQACNFAQSHKSFNDLGYQVYGLTASRKAIASSWSKRNQLTYTILFDQNSKIVKYLKCTWMYFLINRSHIVIGKDARILAFERGVNAEKSSSRVLDLIKGLK; encoded by the exons ATGGTTAAATTGTGCGTAAATGTTCTATATTTCGCTCTTGTACTGAAAATTATTACGTGCGTTTGCTCTCTCAGTGTACACACCCCCTGCGACGtcattaaaatcctttCTCGCGACCTTCCACTGGATACGCGTCACAGAAGGACCATTTTACCCTTTAGTGATCCCGGAAAGTCCTCCTTCATATCCACAATGTCAAACTCGGAGAGTGATTACG TCGGTAGCGTGATCCCAGACACTGTCCTTGAGGAGACTTTGGCGACAGAGGGCAGCGATACGACCTCCCTAAAGGCTATACTATCCAAGCTTCCAAGCGACTACAAGGGAATTGTCCTCTTTCTATTCCCATCAGTAGGCACCCCCTACTGTACAAAACAGGCGTGCAACTTTGCTCAATCACACAAGTCATTTAACGACCTCGGATACCAAGTCTACGGTCTCACTGCCAGCAGAAAAGCAATTGCG AGCTCATGGTCGAAAAGAAATCAACTGACATACACGATCCTGTTTGACCAAAATTCTAAAATTGTAaagtatttaaaatgcaCTTGGATGTACTTTCTCATCAACAG ATCACACATTGTCATTGGGAAGGATGCaagaatattggcatttGAAAGAGGCGTAAATGCAG AAAAATCCTCTTCAAGAGTTCTAGACTTGATCAAGGGATTAAAATAA
- a CDS encoding ABC transporter, ATP-binding protein domain containing protein (encoded by transcript BEWA_032300A): MSDTVHASETITHHFWESEVEVLRKKAVTQDGRRFRYFDDRGIFNFVFFIWAHKWVKATAKEYLDPYMLHPLPLADQLLIWQPVFSRHVSDGIASIETFESLSEEAKKKTKKPVRYILFRAIWLTFWKRILLAITAIIFMNAIGMSVAIILHRLLNLLSTGNFRFMTFSGLALSIVIIELFKEICMDHIYYYLQRLTAIIDSCLRVTTFQHGLCYRRTFFSNLQSKEGACKSIIHGCSGEDTCSSDPLLCPARRHKNNKVTPKIYSLVLNDPHYIPLFVEFTTGMIDFLTAFTYGLILISQQFNMKALTILIISLSLVACMFVMELVNGFVMKYFFGVRDNRIARSEEIVSALDLIERMSLDDIGHNAITEARNDELVIVPIRFFLSLMNKVLMTSIMCIDIIVLINDFVGQVEVSEDVKSINPSGLLASIFVLLKILGPLYMVPLKLKLLVFTIISFKRVERFFRTCSPNFYLPDNKFTGDIPLPEALPDEDKTLPKGLVVMFKKASFAWINSRKDLLDHTGTTYLRDLDFVLNTGDLAIITGAKGSGKTNFIKAVLGDMTLVEGSMAVLPLSTNMPIFYASQDVWLQKGTIRSNITFGHRFDEELYKTVIKAVELEHDISTWEGGDLRKISEHGYSLSGGQRVRVGLARAIYAYLIFSKTNRESESGHSFLVVLDDCFTSLDPFVARTIFRNLFNINDGLLVKEDVSTVLTISKRILDACVASESQKSFPDAPIYFLVNKTLLQSNKLKSLIEHEVGHIEPPRPFDRVKLPPVSHDILRRCSSDDFTRLGRRRSTESRYSDSPTLQEIQDTKDTNSKSFKPYRAYFLATGWPIMFFFILTFTFATLDNTKFVITSKVSDSVLEYAKEHDGARISLEDVKEYCIKALQWIVILSIAVMIGAFFRVVAMTSASLNGALRIHEYCINSLFTNNLAVLRIKASLGSILTFLYMDTFFIDNIFGYFLHDSSVLSIETAVHMLTLFFLVPWATPLAVLLGLIILRLLVYYYVRSCKNAYLARLETFGQIDSTIETAISGLSIYRSFKKEWELVHAMAESVDYNLRCFLLTYSAMTWGTISSRLFLSPLALFILVFPLLLSRWTGNELQVGYYAMAYSIFLSLNTSFANFLKLYCLMEMHIGSVKRFSSFIPENTPLKFNKKRNIYRTEIVVDRSKDSDHNNLSLDNVEKYIVSRRFARHISRRGLYCTNLRTLLFRHKVNVLDVSKYAVSGTTRIKLDNVSVYIHSTKDSKEKYAILKNVTCSADTSDIIGVIGRTGAGKSTLLSVLQNLARNRDGSVFLDGCDLNDMPKNVTRQVIGVLPQLPFVFRGWTVRRFIDPRMLFEDADIEMALEICGLIKFVESLPGGKGLDTVILPDHYHKDMPRYYKRVYYGPELKPQDTSSADNVNIDYGAVLSNSQLRTLSVARLVLYREFFKVLLIDEPPEDEVGSTKEDVPIYEIIRAHFRHCATFIAAHDVDVLRLCTSVWVFHSGSLIKTCKTEDIVDSSSLSKIIEDCITTHV; the protein is encoded by the coding sequence atgtcGGATACAGTGCATGCCTCAGAGACTATCACTCATCACTTTTGGGAAAGTGAGGTGGAAGTTCTCAGGAAAAAGGCCGTGACACAGGATGGTAGGCGATTCCGCTACTTTGATGACAGAGGaatcttcaactttgtcttttttaTTTGGGCACACAAATGGGTTAAAGCAACTGCCAAAGAGTATCTGGACCCTTACATGCTCCACCCACTTCCACTGGCTGACCAGCTTCTCATATGGCAACCGGTATTCTCGAGACATGTAAGTGATGGGATAGCCAGTATTGAGACTTTTGAGTCTCTAAGTGAAGAAGCAAAGAAGAAAACAAAGAAACCAGTCAGGTACATTTTGTTCAGGGCCATTTGGCtgaccttttggaagaggATTCTGCTTGCCATAACGGCAATTATCTTTATGAACGCAATTGGAATGAGCGTTGCGATCATACTTCACAGATTGCTCAATCTTCTCTCTACTGGAAATTTTAGGTTCATGACGTTTTCTGGATTGGCCCTCTCCATTGTCATCATTGAGCTTTTCAAAGAGATTTGCATGGACCACATTTACTACTATTTACAGAGGCTTACTGCAATTATTGATTCATGTCTCCGGGTAACCACCTTTCAACATGGACTGTGCTATAGGCGCACCTTTTTCAGCAATTTGCAGTCCAAGGAAGGAGCCTGCAAGAGCATCATTCACGGATGTTCCGGAGAGGATACATGCTCAAGTGACCCACTATTATGTCCTGCTAGACGCCACAAAAACAATAAAGTAACTCCCAAGATTTATTCCCTTGTTTTAAACGATCCACATTACATTCCACTTTTTGTCGAGTTCACAACTGGCATGATTGATTTTCTGACAGCGTTCACATACGGTCTCATCTTGATTAGCCAGCAGTTTAACATGAAGGCACTCActatccttatcatttCACTATCTTTGGTGGCATGCATGTTCGTAATGGAACTCGTCAATGGTTTTGTTATGAAATATTTCTTTGGGGTTAGGGATAATAGAATCGCTAGGTCTGAGGAAATTGTTTCAGCCCTGGATCTTATCGAGAGAATGTCATTAGATGATATCGGCCACAATGCTATTACAGAGGCTAGGAATGATGAACTGGTCATTGTACCTATTCGTTTCTTTTTATCTCTCATGAACAAGGTCCTCATGACATCAATAATGTGCATAGACATCATTGTTCTAATTAATGATTTTGTCGGACAAGTTGAAGTTTCTGAAGATGTCAAGAGCATAAATCCTTCTGGGCTCTTGGCATCAATCTTTGTTCTGTTAAAGATTCTTGGTCCACTATACATGGTTCCTCTTAAACTCAAACTTTTAGTTTTTACCATAATATCATTCAAAAGGGTTGAAAGATTTTTTAGAACTTGTtcaccaaacttttatcttcCGGATAACAAGTTTACTGGGGATATTCCTCTGCCAGAGGCACTACCTGATGAGGATAAGACACTGCCAAAAGGCCTAGTTGTAATGTTCAAGAAGGCCTCCTTTGCCTGGATCAATAGCAGGAAGGATCTTTTAGACCACACTGGTACCACATATCTGAGAGaccttgactttgtcctcaaTACTGGTGACCTTGCCATCATTACTGGTGCTAAAGGTTCTGGAAAGACCAACTTTATCAAGGCGGTTcttggtgacatgactctggtagaaggatcaatggctgTGTTGCCTCTATCTACcaacatgccaatattctatgcCTCTCAGGATGTAtggctacaaaagggtaccatcagatctaacattacctttggtcacagatttgatgaggaGCTTTACAAGACAGTCATAAAAGCAGTTGAACTTGAGCATGACATATCCACTTGGGAAGGAGGTGACCTGCGTAAGATTTCTGAACATGGCTACTCCCTCAGTGGAGGTCAGAGAGTGAGAGTTGGACTTGCTCGTGCCATCTATGCCTATCTCATCTTTAGCAAGACTAATAGAGAGAGTGAATCTGGACATTCCTTTTTGGTAGTCCTTGATGACTGTTTCACTAGCTTGGATCCATTTGTTGCAAGAACTATCTTTAGGAATCTCTTTAATATTAATGATGGACTATTGGTGAAAGAAGATGTATCTACAGTTCTAACGATATCCAAGCGTATTTTGGATGCTTGTGTAGCATCTGAATCTCAAAAATCATTCCCGGATGCTCCAATATATTTCCTGGTAAATAAAACTCTTTTACAGAGCAATAAGCTTAAATCCCTAATAGAGCACGAAGTTGGTCATATTGAACCTCCAAGACCTTTTGATAGGGTAAAGCTTCCGCCTGTATCACATGATATCCTCAGAAGATGCAGTTCTGATGACTTTACCAGACTAGGACGAAGGAGATCGACAGAATCTAGATACTCTGATTCACCAACACTTCAAGAGATACAGGATACAAAGGATACAAATAGTAAGAGTTTTAAGCCGTATAGAGCCTATTTCCTCGCTACGGGCTGGCCCATTATGTTCTTCTTTATACTTACATTTACCTTTGCAACTTTGGATAATACCAAATTTGTTATTACTTCCAAAGTATCAGATTCAGTCCTTGAATATGCAAAGGAACATGACGGAGCAAGAATATCACTAGAGGATGTTAAAGAATACTGTATTAAGGCATTACAATGGATTGTCATTCTTTCCATCGCTGTCATGATTGGAGCTTTCTTCCGTGTAGTTGCGATGACATCCGCTTCCCTAAATGGTGCACTAAGGATTCATGAATATTGCATAAACTCTCTGTTTACAAACAATTTGGCTGTTTTAAGAATAAAGGCGTCGCTAGGCAGCATTTTGacattcttgtatatggataCGTTTTTCATTGACAACatatttggatattttctCCACGATTCATCTGTATTGTCAATTGAAACTGCGGTCCATATGTTGACACTATTCTTTTTGGTACCATGGGCTACTCCACTTGCTGTATTACTTGGTTTGATCATTCTTAGGCTCCTTGTATACTACTATGTAAGGTCCTGCAAGAACGCATATCTGGCACGCTTGGAAACATTTGGCCAAATTGATTCTACCATAGAAACGGCTATATCAGGTCTATCAATTTATAGGAGCTTTAAAAAGGAGTGGGAATTAGTTCATGCTATGGCAGAAAGTGTTGATTATAATCTAAGGTGTTTTCTTTTGACATATTCAGCAATGACTTGGGGAACAATTTCGTCCAGATTATTTCTATCACCTTTGGCTTTGTTCATTCTTGTctttcctcttcttctttcacGCTGGACAGGAAATGAATTACAAGTTGGATATTATGCCATGGCATATTCCATCTTCCTTAGCTTGAATACCtcatttgcaaatttccTCAAACTGTACTGTTTGATGGAAATGCATATTGGCTCTGTCAAGAGGTTTTCAAGTTTTATTCCTGAAAATACACCTCTAAAGTTTAACAAGAAGAGAAACATTTATAGAACGGAAATTGTTGTTGACCGTTCTAAGGACTCAGATCACAATAACCTAAGTTTGGACAATGTTGAGAAGTATATTGTTTCCAGGCGCTTTGCAAGACATATTTCAAGGAGGGGCTTGTATTGTACAAATCTTAGAACATTGCTCTTTAGGCACAAGGTTAATGTGCTTGACGTGTCCAAGTATGCAGTTTCAGGTACTACTaggataaagttggataatGTTAGTGTATACATCCACTCTACCAAGGATTCCAAGGAGAAGTATGCTAttctcaagaatgttaCTTGTTCTGCGGATACCTCGGACATTATTGGAGTTATTGGAAGAACTGGCGCAGGAAAGTCTACCCTATTGTCAGTACTTCAAAACTTGGCTAGAAATAGAGATGGTTCTGTATTCTTAGATGGCTGTGATTTGaatgatatgccaaagaatgtgactAGACAAGTTATTGGAGTACTACCTCAACTACCATTTGTCTTTAGAGGTTGGACTGTACGTAGATTCATTgatccaagaatgttatttgaaGATGCTGATATTGAAATGGCCTTGGAAATTTGTGGTTTGATCAAGTTTGTCGAGAGTCTTCCAGGCGGTAAGGGTCTTGACACGGTCATTTTACCGGATCATTACCAcaaggatatgccaaggtACTACAAGAGGGTATACTACGGCCCAGAATTGAAGCCACAGGATACTTCTTCCGCAGACAATGTAAATATAGACTATGGAGCTGTACTCTCAAACTCACAGCTACGCACACTTTCAGTAGCAAGACTAGTGCTCTACAGGgaattcttcaaggttCTCCTGATTGatgaacctccagaggatgagGTTGGATCAACAAAGGAAGACGTCCCAATTTATGAAATTATAAGGGCACACTTTAGACACTGTGCAACATTTATTGCGGCACATGATGTTGACGTTTTGCGTCTCTGCACTTCAGTTTGGGTCTTCCATAGCGGGTCTCTCATCAAGACCTGCAAAACTGAGGATATTGTAGACAGTAGTTCACTCtcaaagattatagagGATTGTATTACCACACACGTTTAA